TTCAATTATTCCTGAAAATATATACCTGGTATTCTTTTGTGAAACTTTTTTCAATTCCGGGATAAGTTCAACAATTACTTCAGCAAGTATGTTTGCGGTTACAAGGTCAAATTTACCATTTACAGAATTTAAAAGATCTGAACCAAAAATATCATAGGTTGACGGATCTATTTCATTAAGTTCCATATTTGATTTTGAAATTTCAACAGCTGAAAGATCATTATCAATTCCTGTAACAAAAGATGCTCCGCATTTTTTGGCGGCAATCATTAAAATTCCAGAACCGCATCCTATATCAAGAACTCTATCGTTTATTTCAACAGTTTCTTCAATTAATTTAACACAAAGACTTGTTGTTTCGTGGGATCCACTTCCAAAAGCCATTCCAGGATCAATATTAATTATAATTTTATAATCCTTTTCAAGCTCTCTCCAGGTAGGTTTAATTACAATCTTTTCTGAAATTTCAACAGGATAAAAAAACTCTTTCCAGGAATTTGACCAGTCTTCTTCTAAAATTTTCCTTATTTGAAAATCAAGTTTCACATCAAAAGGTTTTAAAATATTAAAAACATCCTTTTGTATGATTTCAATTTTTTCTGATTCTAAATTTTTAATATAGCCTGACACAGAGTAAATATCGCTTAAAACTGGATTATCACCCCATTCTTCTGTCAGCTCTACAGGAGTTTCAATTACAACCCCATTTATATTATTTTTATAAAAACAATCTGCAATTAATTCAGATATTATATCTAAATCATTTTCAGCTTCAAAAACAATTTTTAATTTTTTAAGTTTATTCATATTTTCATTCTCTGTTTTATTCTGAAATTTATTCATTTACAAATTACGGGGAGACAGAATCATCATAGTTTTTAAATAAATGAAAAAATAACAAAATTTAATTTATCAAGGACAGAGGACTGGTTGATGAATTCAACTTAAAAAAGACAATAAAAAAGAACTTTATCCATATATTTTAGTATTAAAAATTATAGATAAAGATTTTTAAACACTCTTTAAAATCTAATTTTTTATAAACATTTTCTTATCTCCCTTAAATACAAAACATTTAAGAAGAAATAATTGTCTGTAAATTTAAACCAAGGCTCAATCCGGTTTTTATTTAAAACATTAAAAGTCTAAGGTAGATACTTCCAATGCGTGGGTTTGTATAAAATTTCTTCTTGGTTCAACCTCATCACCCATAAGAAGAGAAAAAATTTCATCAGCTGCTTCAGCATCTTCCACCTTTACCTGTAAAAGCTGTCTTGTTGAAGGATCCATTGTAGTTTCCCAAAGCTGATCCGGGTTCATTTCACCAAGACCTTTATATCTTTGAATTGAAACGCCTTTTTTAGCTTCTTCCATTGCCTTATTGTAAAATTCTTTTAAACTTTCACATTTGACAACTGAAGTTCCTTCTTTAGTTCCTATGTAAAATGGAAGATAATAGTATTTTTCAATAAAACTCCAGTCTTCAAGAATACTTTGATATTCCTTTGAAAAAACAAGTCTTCTTGAAATTCTTACAGGTTTTTTCTCTCTTACTCTTGATGATTCATGATCTTCATCTTCTTCTTCTATTTCAGGAGGAGTTAAGGTCAGCTCAAAAACCTCCTTTTCTTCATTCCAGATAAATTCATCTATAAAAAAATTACTTTGCTCAAACTTATCTTTTAAAAGGCTCATTTTTTCTTCACTTTGCAAATAATCCTTATCACTGACTTTTTCATCAAGCAAAATTTTTACTATTCTTTTTTCAAATCCCATATCATCAAGAAAAGAAAGGTTTTCATAAAGACTTATCAGTTTTAAAAGAAATTTAGAAACCTCATTGTCTTCAATTTTTGTCTTTTCTTTTCCTGATTCAACATATTTTAACTCACAAAATCTTGAAACCAGGTATTCATTAAAACCATGATCATTTTTAAGATAAACTCCTTTTTTACCTTTGCCTATTCGATAAAGAGGAGGCTGAGCTATATAAAGATAACCTTTTTCAATAATTTCAGGCATATGTCTGTAAAAAAAAGTTAAAAGAAGGGTTCTTATGTGAGCACCGTCAACATCTGCGTCAGTCATTATAAAAATTTTATGATATCTTATTTTTTCAATTTCATAATCATCTTTTCCAATTCCTGCCCCCAGGGCTGTGATCATATTTTTTATTTCTTCCGATTTTAAAAGCCTGTCAAATCTTGCTTTTTCAACATTTAGAATTTTACCTTTAAGCGGTAAAATAGCCTGGTATCTCCTATCTCTGGCCTGCTTGGCTGAACCGCCAGCTGAATCACCTTCCACCAGATAAAGTTCTTTTTCTTCAGGTTTATTTGACTGACAATCCGCAAGTTTACCAGGAAGAGTAGTATCACCAATATTTGCCTTGCTCCTTACAAGATCCCTTGCTCTTTTTGCAGCATCCCTTGCTCTTGCAGCATCCACTGCTTTTGCTATTATTTTTCTGGCATTCTGGGGATTTTCTTCAAGATAAATAGCAAGCTTTTCATTGACAAGAGACTCGACAATACCTTTAAGCTCACTGTTACCAAGTTTTGTTTTTGTCTGTCCTTCAAACTTAGGCTCTTTTAATTTAACACTTATTATTGCAGCCAAACCTTCCCTTACATCATCACCTGTTATTCTTGCTCTCAAATTTTTAGGAAGACTGTCACTACTTGCATAATTATTTAAAGTCCTTGTGAGTGCGCCTTTAAAACCGCTTAAATGATAACCACCTTCTGTGGTATTTATATTATTTGCAAAAGTATAAATTTTTTCATTAAATGTGTCATTGTACTGGATTGCAACCTCTACAGAAACATCTTCATGACTACCTTCAATTATAATCGGCTCATGAATGGCAGAGGAATGCTTGTTGATAAATTCAACATAAGTTTTTATTCCTCCCTCATAAAAAAAACTGTTTTTTTCATCAGATCTTTCATCTTCAATAGAAATTTTTATGCTTTTATTAAGAAAAGCAAGTTCTCTCATTCTTCTTGATAAAACTTCAAAATTAAAGTTGTTTGTAGACATTATTGTAATATCAGGTTCAAAGTGAATTCTTGTTCCGTTTTTTTCAGTTGAACCTATTATTTCAAGCTCTGTTACTTTTTTACCTTTTGAAAACTTTTGATTATAAATATTTTCATTTTTCCAGATTGTCATCTCAAGATTTTCAGAAAGGGCGTTTACCACAGAAATACCAACTCCGTGAAGTCCTCCTGATACTTTATAAGAATCATTGTCAAACTTACCCCCAGCATGAAGCTTGGTCATTACAACTTCTGCTGCAGGAACACCTTCTTTTTCGTGAAGATCTACGGGAATACCTCTTCCGTTATCTGTAACAGTCACACTATTATCTGTATGTATTGTTATGTCTATTTCATTGCAGTAACCAGCCATTGCTTCATCAATACTATTATCCAAAACTTCGTATACAAGATGGTGAAGACCTGCTTCTTCAGTATTGCCTATATACATGGAAGGTCTTTTTCTTACAGCTTCAAGACCTTCAAGTATTTTAATACTGCCTGCATTATACTCTCTTTTTAACTCAGACATTTTATTTCCTTAAAATTTAAATTTTTATCGGCATTATAGCCGCTGCATAATCAAGATTTTCAGAACCCGTTATTATACAATGTGATGATTTATCTTTCAAATAAAGAATTACAGAATTATCCTGAATATCTTTTAAAATATTTAAAATATATCTTGAATTGAAAGCTGTTTCAAAACCTTCTTTTTCAAATTTGATTCCTATGGATTCTTTAGCTTCTCCAAGTTCGGGATTACTTGAAGATAAAGTAAGGGTGTTATCTGAAAAATTAAAAAAAACTATTGGAATTTTATCATCTGCAACTATAGAAACTCTTTGAAGAGTATCATTTAAAATATTTTTATCAATCTCTATTGCGTATTCGTGATCCGGAACTACAAGTCCGCTGCAGTCAGGAAAATCTCCTTCCAAGACATTTACAGAATAAAATTCATTTCCCTGTTTGAGAATCAATAATTCAGATGTAAAAGATAAACTTACTTTTTCCTGATCTATAAACTTTATTAAATCAGAAATAACTTTTTTCGGGAGAAGAACAGATTTTGAGTTTAGTTCTTCGGGGATTAAAGATTCACTTCTTATTTCTGTTTTTATAATTCTTTTTGTATCTGTAGAAAACATTTTTAATGAAGAAAAATTTTTATTGTTTAAAAAAGAAATATTTATACCTAAAATAAAAGTCCTTAATTCGTTCATTTCCGGGTTAATTGAATTTCCTGCTGTAAGCATTTTTTTAAAAGAGTTGGAATTTGTATCAAAAAATTCAGAATCAAAATCAAGTGAAATTCCTGGGAAATCTTCAGGAGAAGCTCCTACAAGATGAAAATAAACATCTTTTGTACCAATTTTTATCCATTGGAAATCTATTTCTTCAATGGGTATAAAATCTTCTGGAAAATATTTAACTATATCAAAAAATTTTTTTGAATTAAGGGCAATTATGCCTTTTGTTTCTATTTCAGCTTCCATAGTGCAGTAATATTCAGAAATAAGATCAGTTGCTTTTACAGATATTTCTTTATCTGAAATTGTTTCTATAATTACATTCCTGGTTATTTGAAGAGAAGTTTTTTGACTTGTCATTCCTTGAATTTTTTCCAGAACATTTTTAAAGCTGTTTTTTTCTATTCTTATTTTCATATTTTAAAACCTTTTATTAATATATATTGTTAACTTGTTCATTAGTAACTTAATTGTTTGTTTTTATTTGGTTTTTAATTAACATC
The window above is part of the Desulforegulaceae bacterium genome. Proteins encoded here:
- the prmA gene encoding 50S ribosomal protein L11 methyltransferase encodes the protein MNKLKKLKIVFEAENDLDIISELIADCFYKNNINGVVIETPVELTEEWGDNPVLSDIYSVSGYIKNLESEKIEIIQKDVFNILKPFDVKLDFQIRKILEEDWSNSWKEFFYPVEISEKIVIKPTWRELEKDYKIIINIDPGMAFGSGSHETTSLCVKLIEETVEINDRVLDIGCGSGILMIAAKKCGASFVTGIDNDLSAVEISKSNMELNEIDPSTYDIFGSDLLNSVNGKFDLVTANILAEVIVELIPELKKVSQKNTRYIFSGIIEDKMKMVIEKMEEFNIEPEKIYNESGWVAIRGIYKA
- the dnaN gene encoding DNA polymerase III subunit beta — encoded protein: MKIRIEKNSFKNVLEKIQGMTSQKTSLQITRNVIIETISDKEISVKATDLISEYYCTMEAEIETKGIIALNSKKFFDIVKYFPEDFIPIEEIDFQWIKIGTKDVYFHLVGASPEDFPGISLDFDSEFFDTNSNSFKKMLTAGNSINPEMNELRTFILGINISFLNNKNFSSLKMFSTDTKRIIKTEIRSESLIPEELNSKSVLLPKKVISDLIKFIDQEKVSLSFTSELLILKQGNEFYSVNVLEGDFPDCSGLVVPDHEYAIEIDKNILNDTLQRVSIVADDKIPIVFFNFSDNTLTLSSSNPELGEAKESIGIKFEKEGFETAFNSRYILNILKDIQDNSVILYLKDKSSHCIITGSENLDYAAAIMPIKI
- the gyrB gene encoding DNA topoisomerase (ATP-hydrolyzing) subunit B yields the protein MSELKREYNAGSIKILEGLEAVRKRPSMYIGNTEEAGLHHLVYEVLDNSIDEAMAGYCNEIDITIHTDNSVTVTDNGRGIPVDLHEKEGVPAAEVVMTKLHAGGKFDNDSYKVSGGLHGVGISVVNALSENLEMTIWKNENIYNQKFSKGKKVTELEIIGSTEKNGTRIHFEPDITIMSTNNFNFEVLSRRMRELAFLNKSIKISIEDERSDEKNSFFYEGGIKTYVEFINKHSSAIHEPIIIEGSHEDVSVEVAIQYNDTFNEKIYTFANNINTTEGGYHLSGFKGALTRTLNNYASSDSLPKNLRARITGDDVREGLAAIISVKLKEPKFEGQTKTKLGNSELKGIVESLVNEKLAIYLEENPQNARKIIAKAVDAARARDAAKRARDLVRSKANIGDTTLPGKLADCQSNKPEEKELYLVEGDSAGGSAKQARDRRYQAILPLKGKILNVEKARFDRLLKSEEIKNMITALGAGIGKDDYEIEKIRYHKIFIMTDADVDGAHIRTLLLTFFYRHMPEIIEKGYLYIAQPPLYRIGKGKKGVYLKNDHGFNEYLVSRFCELKYVESGKEKTKIEDNEVSKFLLKLISLYENLSFLDDMGFEKRIVKILLDEKVSDKDYLQSEEKMSLLKDKFEQSNFFIDEFIWNEEKEVFELTLTPPEIEEEDEDHESSRVREKKPVRISRRLVFSKEYQSILEDWSFIEKYYYLPFYIGTKEGTSVVKCESLKEFYNKAMEEAKKGVSIQRYKGLGEMNPDQLWETTMDPSTRQLLQVKVEDAEAADEIFSLLMGDEVEPRRNFIQTHALEVSTLDF